The Streptomyces tubercidicus DNA segment CCGCCGTGTACGGCTCCAACACCGCCCAGATCCAGGTGACCCTTGACGCGGCGGCCGGCCGGATCATCGCGATCAGCGCCGTCGACAACCTCACCAAGGGGACCGCGGGCGGCGCGGTGCAGAGCATGAACATCGCCCTGGGCCTCCCCGAGGAGACCGGGCTCCCGAAGGTCGGGGTCGCGCCGTGACCCGGACCGGGACGGGACAGCAAGGCGTGACCGGCGGGGCCGGAGAAGCGACGGAGGACGAGCAGTGAGCGTGACGGCAGCACAGGGATTCACGGCGGCGGGCATCGCCGCCGGGATCAAGGAGGGCGGCGGCCCGGACCTCGCCCTCGTGGTGAACAACGGGCCCCGACGCGCCGCCGCCGGTGTCTTCACCTCCAACCGCGTCAAGGCGGCACCGGTCGTCTGGTCGGAGCAGGTCCTCAAGGGCGGTACGGTCTCCGCCGTCGTCCTCAACTCCGGTGGCGCCAACGCCTGTACGGGCCCGCTCGGCTTCCAGGACACCCACGCCACCGCGGAGAAGGCCGCCGAGGCGCTCGACGGACACAGCGCCGGTGAGGTGGCGGTCGCCTCCACCGGGCTGATCGGCCTGCGGCTCCCGATGGACAAGCTGCTGCCCGGCATCGACACGGCGGTCGCCCAGCTGACCGAGCACGGCGGCGAGAAGGCCGCCATCGCCATCAAGACCACCGACAGCGTGCACAAGACCGCCGTGGTCACCCGGGACGGGTGGACCGTCGGCGGGATGGCCAAGGGCGCCGGCATGCTCGCCCCGGGCCTGGCCACCATGCTCGTCGTGCTGACCACGGACGCCGATCTGCCGGCCGCCGCACTCGACACGGCGCTGCGGGCGGCGACCCGTACCACCTTCGACCGGATCGACTCCGACGGCTGCATGTCGACCAACGACACGGTGCTGCTGCTCGCCTCCGGCGCCTCCGGCGTCACACCTGCCGCCGACGAGTTCGCCGAGGCGGTCCGCGCGGTCTGCGACGACCTCGCCCGGCAGCTGATCGGGGACGCCGAGGGCGCCAGCAAGGACATCCGGATCGAGGTCGTGGGCGCGGCGAGCGAGGACGACGCGGTCGAGGTCGGCCGCTCCATCGCCCGTAACAACCTCCTCAAGTGCGCCCTGCACGGCGAGGACCCCAACTGGGGCCGGGTGCTCTCCGCCATCGGCACCACCTCCGCCGTCTTCGAGCCCGACCAGCTGAACGTCGCCATCAACGGCATCTGGGTCTGCAAGAACGGCTCCGTGGGGGAGGACCGCGAGCTGGTCGACATGCGCTACCGGGAGGTCCGTATCACCGCCGACCTCGCCGCCGGCACCGAGTCCGCGGTCATCTGGGCCAACGACCTCACCGCCGACTACGTCCACGAGAACAGCGCGTATTCGTCATGAGCAGGCAAGCAGCGGAAAGCGAGGCCGGGGCATGAGTGCCCGCAAGCACACGGCGCTGCCCAAGGCGCGCACCCTCATCGAGGCGCTGCCCTGGCTGACCCGCCACCACGGCAAGACCGTCGTCATCAAGTTCGGCGGCAACGCCATGGTCGACGAGGAGCTCAAGCGCGCCTTCGCCCAGGACGTGGTCTTCCTGCGGCACGCCGGACTGCGCCCCGTCGTGGTGCACGGCGGCGGCCCGCAGATCAGCGCCCAGCTGGATCTGCTCGGCCTGGAGTCGGAGTTCAAGGCCGGGCTGCGGGTCACCACACCCGAGGCGATGAACGTCGTACGGATGGTGCTGGCCGGCCAGGTGCAGCGCGAACTGGTCGGACTGCTCAACGAGCACGGCCCGCTCGCCGTCGGCATGACCGGCGAGGACGCCCATCTGATGGCCGCGACCAAGCACTTCGCGCAGGTCGACGGCGAGCGGGTGGACATCGGCCGGGTCGGCGAGATCACCGCCATCGACCCCGGCGCGGTGCAGGCGCTGCTGGACGACGGCCGGATCCCGGTCATCTCCTCCATCGCCCGCAGCAGCGACGAGGAGGACGCCGCCTCCGGGGCCTCCGGCATCTTCAACGTCAACGCCGACACCGCGGCGGCCGCCCTGGCCGCCGCCCTCGGCGCCGAGACGCTGATGGTGCTCACCGACGTCGAGGGCCTCTACGAGGACTGGCCCAACAGCGACGAGGTGATCTCCCGCCTCACCGCCACCGAACTGGAGACGCTGCTGCCCGACCTGGCCAGCGGCATGGTCCCCAAGATGCGGGGCTGTCTGCACGCCGTCCGTAACGGAGTGCACACCGCCCGGGTCCTCGACGGTCGGGTCCAGCACTCGATCCTGCTGGAGATCTTCACCGACGAAGGAATCGGCACGATGGTCGTGCCGGACGCGAACACGATCGAGGGGGCGACATGAGCGACGCGGCACACACCCACGGCCCGGCGACCAACGAGGGCCTCACCGGGCGCTGGCAGGGCGCCATGATGCACAACTTCGGCACCCCGCGCGTCCCGCTGGTCCGCGGCGAGGGCGCCACCGTATGGGACGCCGACGGCAACGCCTACCTCGACTTCCTCGGCGGCATCGCGGTCAACGCCCTCGGGCACGCCCACCCGGCGGTGGTCCGCGCGGTCTCCGACCAGGTCGCCACCCTCGGCCATGTCTCGAACTTCTTCGTCGCCGAGCCCACCGTCGCCCTCGCCGAGCGGCTGCTCGCCCTGGCCGGACGCCCCGGCCGGGTCTACTTCTCCAACTCCGGCGCCGAGGCCAACGAGGCCGCCTTCAAGATCGGCCGGCTGACCGGGCGCACCCATGTCGTCTCCACCGCCGGCGGCTTCCACGGCCGGACCATGGGCGCCCTCGCGCTCACCGGCCAGCCCGCCAAGCAGGCCCCGTTCGCCCCGCTGCCCGGCGACGTCGACTACGTCCCGTACGGGGACGTGGAGGCCCTGCGCGCCGCCGTCACCACCGACACCGCCTTCGTCATCCTGGAGCCCGTCCAGGGCGAGAACGGCGTCATCGTCCCGCCGCCCGGCTACCTCCGGGCCGCCCGCGAGATCACCGCGGCTACCGGCACCCTGCTCGTCCTCGACGAGATCCAGACCGGCATCGGCCGGACCGGAAACTGGCTGGAATCGCAGGCCCAGGGCATCGAGGCGGACATCGTCACCCTCGCCAAGGGCCTCGGCGGAGGACTGCCGATCGGCGCGACACTGGCCTTCGGCCGCGCCGCCGACCTGCTCACGCCCGGTGCGCACGGCTCGACGTTCAGCGGCAACCCGGTCGTCTGCGCCGCCGCCCTCGCCGTCCTGGACACCATCGAGGCGGACGGCCTCCTGGAGAACGTCAAACGCGTCGGCGAACGGCTGCGCACCGGGACCGAGGCCCTGGAACACCCGTTGGTCAGCCAGGTCCGCGGTGCGGGGCTGCTCCTGGGTATCGTCTTGACGGAGTCGCTCGCGCCGCAGGTGCAGCAGGCGGCTCAGGACGCGGGCCTCCTGGTGAACGCGGTCGCGCCGGACGTCATCCGGCTCGCCCCGCCGCTGATCCTCACGGACGAGGAAGCGGAGGAGTTCCTCCGGAAGCTGCCCGCCGTCCTCAACACGGCCCGCCAAGGGGCCGACGGGGAACGACGAGCCGGAGACTGACGACAACGATGACCGAGCCGCAGGACAACGAGCTGCAGAACGGCGGCCAGGCCGTTCCGCAGACCCGCACCGCCCGCCACCGCCGGATCGTGGACATCCTCAACCGGCTGCCGGTCCGCTCCCAGAGCCAGCTCGCCAAGCTGCTCGCCGACGACGGCCTGTCCGTCACCCAGGCGACGCTCTCCCGCGATCTGGACGAACTGGGCGCGGTGAAGATCCGCAACACCGGCGGCGAGCTGATCTACGCGGTGCCCAGCGAAGGCGGCGACCGCAAGCCACGGGCACCGCTGGGGGAGTCCGCCAAGGAGGAGCGGATGCGCCGCCTCTCCGGCGAACTCCTCATCTCCGCCGAGGCGTCCGCCAACCTCGTGGTCCTGCGCACCCCACCGGGCGCCGCCCAGTTCCTGGCATCGGCCATCGACCAGGCCGAACTCCACGACATCCTGGGCACCATCGCCGGCGACGACACCCTGATGCTCATCAGCCGCGACCCGGCGGGCGGCCAGGCCCTCGCCGACCACCTCCTGCGCCTGGCGCAAAAGGCGCACTGACCCCCTCCGCACGCGCTCCCCAGGGCCTCTCGTCACCCCCGGAGCGCCTCGCCCCGCCCCCGGACGGCGGTTGTGCGGAGCGGCCACCCGAGCCACTCTCTCCCCGCCGAACCGCATACGGCAGGATGGCAGTTCGCGCCGGGACGTCCACCGATGTCCCGGCGCCTTCACAGCCCTAGAGACAAGCAGGTGGCATGGTGACGAGACATCACATCCGGCTCATAGCACGTCCGCTCCTCCCGGTCGCAGGAGGAGCCGGCCGGTGAACCGCGTGGTGACACTGCACGACCTGATCGTGGCCGGCGCCGCGCTCGCCGCCGGCGTCGTGGCCGGACTGCTGCTCCGGGTCGCCCTGCGCTGGCTGGGCAAACACGCCCTCAGGACCCGGTGGAGCGGGGACGACATCCTCGTCGACGCCCTGCGGGCCGTGGTGCCCTGGGCGGCCCTCACGGGCGGCCTGGCGGCGGCGGCCGCGGCACTGCCGCTGACGGCGCCGGTCGGACACACCGTCAACCGGACGCTGATGGTGCTGCTCATCCTGGTCGTCACGCTCACCGCGGCCCGGGTGATCACCGGGGTGGTGAAGGCGCTGGCGCAGTCCCGTTCCGGGGTAGCGGGATCAGCCACAATTTTCGCCAACATCACCCGCATCATCGTCCTGGCGATGGGCTTCCTGGTGGTCCTCCAGACCCTGGGCATCTCCATAGCCCCCCTGCTCACCGCCCTGGGCGTGGGCGGCCTCGCCGTCGCCCTGGCCCTCCAGGACACCCTGGCCAACCTCTTCGCAGGTGTGCACATCCTCGCCTCGAAGACCGTGCAGCCCGGTGACTACATCCGCCTCAGCAGCGGCGAGGAGGGCTATGTCGTCGACGTCAACTGGCGTAACACCGTGGTGCGCCAGCTCTCCAACAACCTGGTGATCATCCCCAACACCCAGCTGGCCGGCACCAACATGACCAACTTCACCCGCCCGGAACAGAAGTTGACGATCCTGCTGCAGGTGGGCGTCGCCTACGACAGCGACCTCGACCAGGTCGAGCGGGTCACCACCGAGGTCATCGACAGCGTGATGAAGGACGTCAACGGCGGCGACCCCGACCACGAAGCGGCCGTCCGCTTCCACACCTTCGGCGACTCCCGGATCGGCTTCACGGTGATCCTCGGCGTCGGCGAGTTCAGCGACCAGTACCGCATCAAGCACGAGTTCATCAAGCGCCTCCACCAGCGCTACCGCGACGAGGGCATCCGCATCCCCTCCCCGGCCCGCACCGTCGCCCTCCAGAAGCCGGAGGAGATCGTGATACCCCACCAGCGCGATCTGTCGGCTCCGGTACCGCCGGTGCCGTAGGACGTCCCGGCCGGCGCCGGCAAAACCTGCGGGCTGCGGCAGCCGCGGGGCCGGCGCCGGTACGGGGGGCTACAGCGGGTCGGCGGGGGGAGAGCTGACCGTCGGCGGTTACTCCTCCGCTACTCCTCCGCCTCGTGCCAAGCCACGCACACCACTTGGCCGCAACCCTTGAGGCCGCGTCACTCCCCCTCAGGTTGCTTCACCGGCACCTCGTTCGCCAGTCGCCTCTGACAGGGGCAGGCGCTGCCCCCTGCCCGACGGGGCCGGCTCGGACCGGCTCGGGCCGGCTCGGCGGACTGTTCGCCGCTTGGGTGATCCATAAGAGCCGTGACCAGAGGTGACACAACCACCGTAGGAACGATCAAGGGCCCTGTCTCACCGAAGTGAAACAGGGCCCTTCACCTGGGCCTAAGCCCTTACTGCACCGTCGGGACGACAGGATTTGAACCTGCGACCCCTTGACCCCCAGTCAAGTGCGCTACCAAGCTGCGCCACGTCCCGGTGCTCGTGCCGACCGGAGAAGTCCCGGTCGGGGCGTGCAGAAGAAAAATACCCTGTCCGGGGCCATGAATCCAAAGCGGGTGCTCGCAAGGGTGCTCCACGGCTCCAGGCGAGGCTCCGGCTGTCATGGTTCGATGAGGTTATGGGTGAAATGTCGGCCAAGGGTGACCTCCGGGTGCGCAGGGTTTACGAGCCGCCGGAGCCGGGGGACGGGGCGCGGGTGCTGGTTGACCGGCTGTGGCCGCGCGGGCTGTCCAAGGCGGATGCGCGGCTCACCGAGTGGTGCAAGGACGTGGCGCCGTCGACGGAGCTGCGGCGCTGGTTCCGTCACGAGGAGCCACGGTTTGACGCGTTCGCCGAGCGCTACCGGGAGGAGCTGGCGCGGGAGGCGGTGCAGCCGCTGCTGGAGGGGCTGCGGGAGCGTGCCGCGCAGGGGCCGCTGACGCTTCTGACCGCCACGAAAGATGTGTCGGTGAGTCATGTGAATGTCCTGGTCGAGGTGCTTCAGGAGGGGTTCTGAGGCCCCGCGCCACGCCGATGGCCTGCCGCTGACCTGCGTATTCGTCGATGCGTTGACGAAACATACGGTGGAGTGCATACTTATACCCGTCAGTGAATGCACCGTAAGGAGAAACCCGTGACCGAGCGCGTCGTACTCGCCTACTCGGGCGGCCTGGACACCTCTGTCTGTATCGGCTGGATCGCCGAGGAGACGGGCGCCGAGGTCATCGCCGTTGCCGTGGATGTCGGCCAGGGCGGCGAGGACCTGGACGTCATCCGCAAGCGTGCGCTTGCCTGCGGCGCGGTCGAGGCCGAGGTCGCGGACGCCAAGGACGAGTTCGCCGACGAGTACTGCCTCCCGGCGATCAAGGCCAATGCCCTCTACATGGACCGCTACCCGCTGGTCTCGGCCCTCTCCCGGCCGACCATCGTCAAGCACCTGGTGGCCGCCGCCAAGAAGCACGGCGCCAGCACCGTCGCCCACGGCTGCACCGGCAAGGGCAACGACCAGGTCCGCTTCGAGGCCGGTATCTCCTCCCTCGCCCCCGACCTGACCTGCATCGCCCCGGTCCGTGACTACGCGATGACCCGGGACAAGGCGATCGCGTTCTGCGAGGAGAAGAACCTCCCGATCGCGACCACCAAGAAGTCGCCGTACTCGATCGACCAGAACGTCTTCGGGCGGGCCGTCGAGACCGGCTTCCTGGAGGACATCTGGAACGGGCCGATCGAGGACGTCTACGAGTACACCGAGAACCCGGCCACCCCCCGGGAGGCCGACGAGGTGATCATCTCCTTCAAGGAGGGTGTCCCGGTCGCCATCGACGGCAAGCCCGTCACCGTCCTGCAGGCCATCCAGCAGCTCAACGAGCGGGCCGGCGCCCAGGGCATCGGCCGGATCGACATGGTCGAGGACCGGCTGGTCGGCATCAAGTCCCGTGAGGTGTACGAGGCGCCCGGCGCCATCGCGCTGATCACCGCGCACCAGGAGCTGGAGAACGTCACCGTCGAGCGCGAACTGGCCCGCTACAAGCGGCAGGTCGAGCAGCGCTGGGGCGAGCTGGTCTACGACGGTCTGTGGTTCTCGCCGCTCAAGCGGGCGCTGGACGGCTTCATCAACGAGGCGAACCAGGCCGTGTCCGGCGACATCCGGATGACCCTGCACGGCGGCCGCGCGGTCGTCACCGGCCGGAAGTCCGACCAGTCGCTGTACGACTTCAACCTCGCGACGTACGACACCGGCGACACCTTCGACCAGTCGCTCTCGAAGGGCTTCATCGAGCTCTTCGGCATGTCGAGCAAGATCGCGGCCAAGCGCGACCTGGCCTGAGCCGACTCGTTACCACGTACGTGGCCGCCTCCCTGCCCTCGTGGTGGGGAGGCGGCGGCAGATCCACCCGCAGCCTTGAGGAGCAGCAGTGAGCAGCAACAGCGGTGACGTCCGGCTCTGGGGCGGCCGGTTCGCCGACGGACCGGCCGAGGCGCTGGCCCAGCTGTCGGCGTCCGTCCACTTCGACTGGCGGCTGGCCCCGTACGACATCGCGGGCTCCCGTGCGCACGCCCGGGTGCTCCACAAGGCGGGTCTGCTCACCGAGGACGAGCTGACCCGGATGCTCGCCGGGCTCGATCAGCTCGCCGCGGATGTCGCCGACGGCTCGTTCACCGGCACCATCGCCGACGAGGACGTACACACCGCCCTGGAGCGCGGGCTGCTGGAGCGGCTCGGCCCGGACCTCGGCGGCAAGCTGCGGGCCGGCCGGTCCCGTAACGACCAGGTCGCCACGCTCTTCCGGATGTATCTGCGGGACCACGCCCGGATCATCGGCGGGCTGATCGCCGACCTCCAGGAGGCGCTGGTGGGCCTCGCCGAGACCCACCCGGACGTGGCGATGCCGGGCCGCACCCACCTCCAGCACGCCCAGCCGGTGCTCTTCGCCCACCACGTCCTGGCGCATGTGCAGTCGCTGTCCCGGGACGCGGAGCGGCTGCGGCAGTGGGACGACCGTACCGCCGTCTCCCCGTACGGCTCGGGCGCGCTGGCCGGCTCCTCGCTCGGCCTCGACCCGGAGGCGGTCGCCGCCGACCTCGGCTTCGAGCACGGCTCGGCCGGCAACTCCATCGACGGCACGGCCTCCCGTGACTTCGTCGCCGAGTTCGCCTTCATCACGGCGATGATCGGGGTGAACCTCTCCCGGATCGCCGAGGAGGTCATCCTCTGGAACACGAAGGAATTCTCCTTCGTCACGCTGCACGACGCCTTCTCGACCGGCTCGTCGATCATGCCGCAGAAGAAGAACCCGGACATCGCCGAACTGGCGCGGGGCAAGTCGGGCCGCCTCATCGGCAATCTGACCGGGCTGCTGGCCACCCTCAAGGCGCTTCCGCTGGCGTACAACCGCGACCTCCAGGAGGACAAGGAGCCGGTCTTCGACTCCTGCGACCAACTGGAGGTGCTGCTCCCGGCGTTCACCGGGATGATGGCCACCCTGACCGTCCACCGCGAGCGCATGGAGGAGCTGGCCCCGGCCGGTTTCTCGCTGGCCACCGATATCGCGGAATGGCTGGTCAAGCAGGGCGTGCCGTTCCGGGTGGCGCACGAGGTCGCGGGGGAGTGCGTCAAGGAGTGCGAGGCGCACGGCATCGAGCTGGACCAGCTCACCGATGAGCAGTTCGCGAAGATCTCGCCGCATCTGACCCCGGAGGTCCGCGGCGTCCTCAACGTCCCCGGCGCGCTCGCCTCGCGCAGCGGCCGCGGCGGCACCGCCCCCTCGGCGGTGGCGGTCCAGCTCGCCGAGGTACGCGCCGACCTGGTCGCTCAGCAGGAGTGGGCGACGGCCAAGAAGGCCACCGAGCTGACGTAGGCCCGTACGGACATATACGCGCGGACGTAGACGAGCAGGCGCATACGACGGCGGCCCGCCCCCGGGAGGAGATCCGGGGCGGGCCGCCGTCGTATGCGGGCGGTGAGAGGGCAGACAGCCGGATGAGACATTCACGTCTCATTCGGCTACTGTGTGTCTCATGGCCTTGGACCGTGAGCGGGTACTGAAAGAAGCCGCCGCGTTGCTCACGCGGCGGGCTTCGACACCGATGGACGAGATCGCCCGCGCCGCGGGCATCAGCCGGGCGACCCTGCACCGGCACTTCGCCGGGCGCGATGCCCTGATCAGAGCGCTGGAGGAGCACGGGATCGCGCAGTGCGCCCAGGCGATGGACGCGGCCCGGCTCGATGAGGGGGACGCCGCCGACGCGCTGCGCCGCCTGATCGCCGAAGCCGAACCGGTCGCCGCCGTACTGGCCTTCCTCTTCACCGAGAACCAGCTCTTCGAGGACGGCGAGATCAACGCCGGCTGGGAGGAGCTCGACGCCCGCCTCGGCGCGCTCTTCCGACGCGGCCAGGAAGAGGGCGACTTCCGTATCGATCTGAGCGCCGCCTGGCTCACCGAGGCCTTCTACGGACTCATCGGCGCCGGTGCCTGGGCCGTGCACGAAGGGCGGGTCGCCCGTAACGACCTTCACCACTCGATCGCCGAGCTGCTGCTCGGCGGCATCCGACGGAGCATGGAGAAATGACCGAGACCATAGCGTCAGGACCGGCCGGTTCGGCCCATGTGGACGACCAGCCCCGGCCGGGCCGCTGGCTCGCGCTCGCCGTCCTCGTCCTCGCCGTCCTGCTGGTCGGCGTCGACGCCACGGTCCTCGGCCTCGCCACCCCGTTCCTCAGCGAAGACCTCCAGCCGTCCGGGACCCAGCTGCTGTGGATCGGTGACATCTACTCCTTCGTCATCGCCGGACTGCTGGTCTCCATGGGCAGCCTCGGCGACCGCATCGGCCGCAAGAAGCTGCTGCTGCTGGGCTCCGTCGGCTTCGGCGCGATGTCGGTGCTCGCCGCGTACGCCACCACCCCCGAGATGATGATCCTGGCCCGCGCGCTCCAGGGCGTGGCCGGTGCGACGCTGATGCCGTCCACGCTGGCGCTGATCCGCAACCTCTTCCACGACCCCAAGGAGCGCAGTCTGGCCGTCGGCATCTGGGGCGCCATGGCCTCGGCCGGTATGGCCGTGGGGCCGGTCCTCGGCGGCTTTCTGCTGGGGCACTTCTGGTGGGGTTCGGTCTTCCTGATCAACCTGCCCGTGATGGCGCTGCTGGTGGCCGTCGGCGCCAAGGTCATCCCGGAGTCACGCAATCCGGATCCCGGCCCCTGGGACATCCCCAGCGTCCTGCTGGCCCTGGTGGGCATCGTCTGTGTCGTCTACGCCATCAAGGAAGCGGCGGTGCACGGCTACCGCTGGGACATCGCCCTGGCGGCCGTCGTCGGTGTGCTGACCCTGTTCGTGTTCGTCCGCCGGCAGCTCACCCTCCCCTCGCCGCTGCTGAACATGAAGCTCTTTCACCACCGCGGCTTCTCCGGGGCGGTACTGGCCGATCTGCTGACCATCCTCGGGCTGTCCGGGCTGGTCTTCTTCCTCTCCCAGTTCCTCCAGATGGTCCAGATGCGCTCGCCGCTGAACGCCGGGCTCGTCGAACTCCCGGCGGCGGTCGGCGCGGTGGGTGCCGGTCTGGCCGCCGGCTGGGTCGCCCGGCGGCTGTCCGTACGGATCGTGGTGGCCGGCGGCCTCGCCGTGGTCGGGCTCGCGCTGGTCGGCTGCACCACCCTGCACGGCGACACCGGCACCGCCGCGATGTGCGTCATCCTCTTCGTCGTCGGCGTCGGCGCAGGATTCTCCTTCACCGTCACCGCCGATGTGATCCTCTCCAGCGTGCCCAAGGAGGAGGCGGGCGCCGCCTCCGCGGTCTCCGAGACGGCCTACGAACTGGGCGCCGCGCTCGGCATCGCCCTGCTCGGCTCCATCGTGACCAGCATCTACCGGGGCTTCGGCGCACCGCCCGGGGTGCCCGCCCCCGCCACCGACGCCGCCCGCGAATCGCTCGGCGGCGCCGTCGAGACGGCCGGCCAACTCCCCGCCGACCAGGGCGCGGCGCTGCTGACGGCCGCTCAGGACTCCTTCGTCGCGGGCGTGGACGTCGCCGCCGGGGTCGGCGCGGTGGTCCTGCTGTCCGCCGCCGTGGCCGCGTGGTTCCTGCTCCGCGGCCAGCAGCTGGCGAACAGCCCGGAGCCGACCGGGCCCGTGGCGCTCGCCAAGGCCGCTGCGAAGGCGGAGCGCGAGTCCGGCCCGGCGCCCGACGGCCCCGCCGAACGCCCATAACGCCGTACGACGGCTCCCCCGGACGGCGGGCACCCACCGCGCCCCAGGGCGTGTCCCGTGGATCACGGCGCCGCGCACGCGCATGATCAACGGGACACGCCCTGGGGGCGACTGTCCCCCGCCCGTTCACGCCCGGTACGCACTGTGGTGACCGGCCGTCCCGAGCGGCTTGCTTGACTCTCCCGTCGTCCCCTCACGGACGGCCCGCTCAGGAGAGTGACGCAGTGCGCGACATCGGACGACGCTCCTTCATCACCGCCGCGGGGGCCCTGGCCACCGCGAGCGCCATCGGCAGCAACGCCTACGCCACCGGCCACGCCCGCGACGCGGCCACCGCCGACGAATACGTCGACGTCCAACTCCTCAACATCACCGACCTGCACGGCTATCTGCAGGGCGCCCCCGGCGCCCACTCGATCATCACCGGGGCCGGCGGCAAGACCTACACCGTCGGCGGCGTCGCCTATATGGCCGCCCACCTGGAGCGGCTGCGCGACGGCCGCCGCAACTCGCTCTTCTTCGCCCCCGGCGACCTCTTCTCCGGCTGGGAGTTCGACGCCGCCACCTTCGCCGACGAGCCCACCATCGAGGCGCTCAACGCCATGGGCCTGGACTTCGCCTCGGCCGGCAACCATGAATTCGACAAGTCAGCGAAATTCCTCACCGCGCACATGGAGGACGGCGAGAGCTTCCCGGTCGTCGGCCGCGATGACGCCTTCCCGGATTCCACCGGCCGCCGTTTCCGTGGCGCGGAGTTCCCCTACTACAGCGCCAACATGGTGTGGAACGCGAACGGCGAGCTGGTGCTGCCGCCGTACAACATCGAGTACGTGGACGCCGGCGGCGGCCGCCGGCTGCCGATCGGCTTCATCCATCTGACCGCCATCGGCACCGAGTCCTTCCCCGGCTCCTACCAGCCGGGACTGCGCACCCTCGACGAGCTGGAGACCGCCAACCGCTGCGCCGCGGAACTCAAGTCCCGCGGGGTGCGGGCGATCGTGCTCAGCATGCACGACGGCGCGGTGGCCGGCAGCGACTTCTCCAGCGGCAGCAACCCCTCCGGGCCCGCCTACGAACTCGCGCTGCGCGTCTCCCCGGACATCGACGCCATCGTCACCGGACACTGGCACTGCGCCTTCACGATGATGCTGCCCGACCCCGACGGTGTGCCCCGCCCGTTCGTCGAGGCCGGCTGCTACGGCCAGCTCGTCAATGAGATCAATCTGCGCCTCGACCCCGACACCGGAGCGGTGATCCGGGAGCTGACCACCGCCACC contains these protein-coding regions:
- the argH gene encoding argininosuccinate lyase yields the protein MSSNSGDVRLWGGRFADGPAEALAQLSASVHFDWRLAPYDIAGSRAHARVLHKAGLLTEDELTRMLAGLDQLAADVADGSFTGTIADEDVHTALERGLLERLGPDLGGKLRAGRSRNDQVATLFRMYLRDHARIIGGLIADLQEALVGLAETHPDVAMPGRTHLQHAQPVLFAHHVLAHVQSLSRDAERLRQWDDRTAVSPYGSGALAGSSLGLDPEAVAADLGFEHGSAGNSIDGTASRDFVAEFAFITAMIGVNLSRIAEEVILWNTKEFSFVTLHDAFSTGSSIMPQKKNPDIAELARGKSGRLIGNLTGLLATLKALPLAYNRDLQEDKEPVFDSCDQLEVLLPAFTGMMATLTVHRERMEELAPAGFSLATDIAEWLVKQGVPFRVAHEVAGECVKECEAHGIELDQLTDEQFAKISPHLTPEVRGVLNVPGALASRSGRGGTAPSAVAVQLAEVRADLVAQQEWATAKKATELT
- a CDS encoding bifunctional metallophosphatase/5'-nucleotidase, which produces MRDIGRRSFITAAGALATASAIGSNAYATGHARDAATADEYVDVQLLNITDLHGYLQGAPGAHSIITGAGGKTYTVGGVAYMAAHLERLRDGRRNSLFFAPGDLFSGWEFDAATFADEPTIEALNAMGLDFASAGNHEFDKSAKFLTAHMEDGESFPVVGRDDAFPDSTGRRFRGAEFPYYSANMVWNANGELVLPPYNIEYVDAGGGRRLPIGFIHLTAIGTESFPGSYQPGLRTLDELETANRCAAELKSRGVRAIVLSMHDGAVAGSDFSSGSNPSGPAYELALRVSPDIDAIVTGHWHCAFTMMLPDPDGVPRPFVEAGCYGQLVNEINLRLDPDTGAVIRELTTATNHPNTRDVTPDPDLKSIAGYWADYGSRRARSRLGTQTASFTRQRNAVGESTMGNLVADWALWAGRQPLDPMADAAAHPNTPAELAVIAVAPRVGQAVIAGDLIRDAQTGGTVTFAQAWNSVGFGDPIMTVTVTGRQLHDALEEQWAPTAGGGLGFSPLAVSGNVRYTFDAAGAVGRRIDPAEVFIDGKALDLTRRYRLAAPSYTLINQDGFSAFTGFTAPVRHTRDFESFVSFVRTKKQLTPAPLNRVAVKNAQVPGARTGTVTQRQQLLQADGSVVPRPEAALRTALTGGAEGQRAPGGFRVPC
- a CDS encoding MFS transporter, producing the protein MTETIASGPAGSAHVDDQPRPGRWLALAVLVLAVLLVGVDATVLGLATPFLSEDLQPSGTQLLWIGDIYSFVIAGLLVSMGSLGDRIGRKKLLLLGSVGFGAMSVLAAYATTPEMMILARALQGVAGATLMPSTLALIRNLFHDPKERSLAVGIWGAMASAGMAVGPVLGGFLLGHFWWGSVFLINLPVMALLVAVGAKVIPESRNPDPGPWDIPSVLLALVGIVCVVYAIKEAAVHGYRWDIALAAVVGVLTLFVFVRRQLTLPSPLLNMKLFHHRGFSGAVLADLLTILGLSGLVFFLSQFLQMVQMRSPLNAGLVELPAAVGAVGAGLAAGWVARRLSVRIVVAGGLAVVGLALVGCTTLHGDTGTAAMCVILFVVGVGAGFSFTVTADVILSSVPKEEAGAASAVSETAYELGAALGIALLGSIVTSIYRGFGAPPGVPAPATDAARESLGGAVETAGQLPADQGAALLTAAQDSFVAGVDVAAGVGAVVLLSAAVAAWFLLRGQQLANSPEPTGPVALAKAAAKAERESGPAPDGPAERP
- a CDS encoding TetR/AcrR family transcriptional regulator, with product MALDRERVLKEAAALLTRRASTPMDEIARAAGISRATLHRHFAGRDALIRALEEHGIAQCAQAMDAARLDEGDAADALRRLIAEAEPVAAVLAFLFTENQLFEDGEINAGWEELDARLGALFRRGQEEGDFRIDLSAAWLTEAFYGLIGAGAWAVHEGRVARNDLHHSIAELLLGGIRRSMEK